One genomic region from Lacerta agilis isolate rLacAgi1 chromosome 13, rLacAgi1.pri, whole genome shotgun sequence encodes:
- the SYT17 gene encoding synaptotagmin-17 isoform X2 — MSSVFERAGILEPINEGLLSRISDLLLCRWTCRNCCQKCYDCSCCQSSDDEVEILGPFPAQTPSWLVSNRSDDRDGDSDNTTTSEPPPTPLDVSLDRRRSSSDTSRSTYSLTRRISSLELRRPSSPLIDIKPIEFGILGSKKETVQPSILRKTYTPDDYFRKFEPRLYSLDSNSEDSLTDEEVLAKYQLGMLHFSTQYDLLHNYLIVRVIEARDLPPPISYDGTRQDMAHSNPYVKICLLPDQKNSKQTGVKRKTQSPVFEERYTFDIPFLEAERRTLLLTTVDFDKFSRHCVIGKVSMPLSDVDLVKGGHWWKALVPSSQNEVELGELLLSLNYLPSAGRLNVDIIRAKQLLQTDMSQGSDPFVKIQLVHGLKLAKTKKTSCKRATIDPFYNESFSFKVPQEELESASLVFTVFGHNMKSSNDFIGRIVIGQYSTGSSESKHWRRMLNSHRTAVEQWHTLRSRAECDRVSPASLEVT, encoded by the exons TTGGAACCAATAAATGAG GGCCTGTTGTCTAGAATCTCGGATCTCTTGCTGTGCAGATGGACTTGCCGGAACTGTTGCCAGAAGTGTTATGACTGCAGCTGTTGCCAGTCAAGCGATGACGAAGTGGAAATCCTGGGGCCTTTTCCAGCACAGACGCCTTCCTGGTT GGTGAGCAATCGAAGCGACGACAGGGATGGCGACTCTGACAACACTACAACAAGCGAGCCCCCTCCAACCCCTCTGGACGTTTCGCTGGACAGAAGGCGGTCATCTTCGGATACATCCCGATCTACTTAcagcctcacaagacgaatttcaA GTCTAGAGTTGAGGCGTCCAAGTTCTCCACTTATTGACATAAAACCTATCGAGTTTGGGATTTTAGGATCCAAAAAGGAAACAGTTCAACCGTCCATCCTGAGGAAAACCTATACTCCAGATGACTACTTTAGGAAGTTTGAGCCGAGGCTATATTCCCTTGACTCAAACAGCGAAGACTCCTTGACGGACGAAGAAGTCTTGGCCAAGTACCAGCTGGGCATGCTTCATTTTAGCACGCAATACGACCTCTTGCACAATTATCTCATTGTCAGGGTGATTGAGGCGAGGGACCTGCCTCCCCCAATTTCCTACGATGGCACTAGGCAGGATATGGCCCACTCGAATCCTTACGTGAAGATTTGCCTCTTGCCGGACCAGAAAAACTCCAAGCAGACTGGAGTGAAGCGCAAAACCCAAAGCCCGGTCTTTGAGGAGAGGTACACATTTGACATCCCATTTTTAGAAGCCGAAAGGAGGACCCTGCTGTTAACTACAGTGGATTTTGACAAATTTTCACGCCACTGTGTCATTGGTAAAGTGTCGATGCCTTTGAGTGATGTGGACCTTGTGAAGGGTGGACATTGGTGGAAAGCTCTGGTCCCCAGCTCTCAA AATGAAGTTGAACTTGGAGAACTCCTGCTGTCGTTAAACTACCTTCCCAGTGCAGGAAGACTGAATGTAGACATCATTAGAGCAAAACAGCTGCTTCAAACAGATATGAGCCAAGGTTCAG ATCCCTTTGTGAAGATCCAGCTTGTTCATGGTTTAAAACTGGCGAAAACAAAGAAGACTTCTTGCAAGAGGGCTACCATTGATCCCTTCTACAACGAGTCCTTCAGTTTCAAAGTGCCCCAAGAAGAACTTGAAAGTGCCAGTTTAGTTTTCACAG TCTTTGGCCACAACATGAAGAGCAGCAACGACTTCATTGGGCGGATTGTGATTGGCCAGTACTCCACAGGCTCTTCGGAATCCAAGCACTGGCGGCGGATGCTGAACTCCCACCGCACGGCTGTGGAGCAGTGGCACACTCTCCGGTCGCGAGCTGAATGTGACCGTGTCTCCCCGGCTTCTCTGGAGGTGACGTGA
- the SYT17 gene encoding synaptotagmin-17 isoform X1, which produces MSLLAVESRERHQDLDRLGAKMKPEEDGRYMQLEPINEGLLSRISDLLLCRWTCRNCCQKCYDCSCCQSSDDEVEILGPFPAQTPSWLVSNRSDDRDGDSDNTTTSEPPPTPLDVSLDRRRSSSDTSRSTYSLTRRISSLELRRPSSPLIDIKPIEFGILGSKKETVQPSILRKTYTPDDYFRKFEPRLYSLDSNSEDSLTDEEVLAKYQLGMLHFSTQYDLLHNYLIVRVIEARDLPPPISYDGTRQDMAHSNPYVKICLLPDQKNSKQTGVKRKTQSPVFEERYTFDIPFLEAERRTLLLTTVDFDKFSRHCVIGKVSMPLSDVDLVKGGHWWKALVPSSQNEVELGELLLSLNYLPSAGRLNVDIIRAKQLLQTDMSQGSDPFVKIQLVHGLKLAKTKKTSCKRATIDPFYNESFSFKVPQEELESASLVFTVFGHNMKSSNDFIGRIVIGQYSTGSSESKHWRRMLNSHRTAVEQWHTLRSRAECDRVSPASLEVT; this is translated from the exons TTGGAACCAATAAATGAG GGCCTGTTGTCTAGAATCTCGGATCTCTTGCTGTGCAGATGGACTTGCCGGAACTGTTGCCAGAAGTGTTATGACTGCAGCTGTTGCCAGTCAAGCGATGACGAAGTGGAAATCCTGGGGCCTTTTCCAGCACAGACGCCTTCCTGGTT GGTGAGCAATCGAAGCGACGACAGGGATGGCGACTCTGACAACACTACAACAAGCGAGCCCCCTCCAACCCCTCTGGACGTTTCGCTGGACAGAAGGCGGTCATCTTCGGATACATCCCGATCTACTTAcagcctcacaagacgaatttcaA GTCTAGAGTTGAGGCGTCCAAGTTCTCCACTTATTGACATAAAACCTATCGAGTTTGGGATTTTAGGATCCAAAAAGGAAACAGTTCAACCGTCCATCCTGAGGAAAACCTATACTCCAGATGACTACTTTAGGAAGTTTGAGCCGAGGCTATATTCCCTTGACTCAAACAGCGAAGACTCCTTGACGGACGAAGAAGTCTTGGCCAAGTACCAGCTGGGCATGCTTCATTTTAGCACGCAATACGACCTCTTGCACAATTATCTCATTGTCAGGGTGATTGAGGCGAGGGACCTGCCTCCCCCAATTTCCTACGATGGCACTAGGCAGGATATGGCCCACTCGAATCCTTACGTGAAGATTTGCCTCTTGCCGGACCAGAAAAACTCCAAGCAGACTGGAGTGAAGCGCAAAACCCAAAGCCCGGTCTTTGAGGAGAGGTACACATTTGACATCCCATTTTTAGAAGCCGAAAGGAGGACCCTGCTGTTAACTACAGTGGATTTTGACAAATTTTCACGCCACTGTGTCATTGGTAAAGTGTCGATGCCTTTGAGTGATGTGGACCTTGTGAAGGGTGGACATTGGTGGAAAGCTCTGGTCCCCAGCTCTCAA AATGAAGTTGAACTTGGAGAACTCCTGCTGTCGTTAAACTACCTTCCCAGTGCAGGAAGACTGAATGTAGACATCATTAGAGCAAAACAGCTGCTTCAAACAGATATGAGCCAAGGTTCAG ATCCCTTTGTGAAGATCCAGCTTGTTCATGGTTTAAAACTGGCGAAAACAAAGAAGACTTCTTGCAAGAGGGCTACCATTGATCCCTTCTACAACGAGTCCTTCAGTTTCAAAGTGCCCCAAGAAGAACTTGAAAGTGCCAGTTTAGTTTTCACAG TCTTTGGCCACAACATGAAGAGCAGCAACGACTTCATTGGGCGGATTGTGATTGGCCAGTACTCCACAGGCTCTTCGGAATCCAAGCACTGGCGGCGGATGCTGAACTCCCACCGCACGGCTGTGGAGCAGTGGCACACTCTCCGGTCGCGAGCTGAATGTGACCGTGTCTCCCCGGCTTCTCTGGAGGTGACGTGA
- the SYT17 gene encoding synaptotagmin-17 isoform X4: MAYIQGLLSRISDLLLCRWTCRNCCQKCYDCSCCQSSDDEVEILGPFPAQTPSWLVSNRSDDRDGDSDNTTTSEPPPTPLDVSLDRRRSSSDTSRSTYSLTRRISSLELRRPSSPLIDIKPIEFGILGSKKETVQPSILRKTYTPDDYFRKFEPRLYSLDSNSEDSLTDEEVLAKYQLGMLHFSTQYDLLHNYLIVRVIEARDLPPPISYDGTRQDMAHSNPYVKICLLPDQKNSKQTGVKRKTQSPVFEERYTFDIPFLEAERRTLLLTTVDFDKFSRHCVIGKVSMPLSDVDLVKGGHWWKALVPSSQNEVELGELLLSLNYLPSAGRLNVDIIRAKQLLQTDMSQGSDPFVKIQLVHGLKLAKTKKTSCKRATIDPFYNESFSFKVPQEELESASLVFTVFGHNMKSSNDFIGRIVIGQYSTGSSESKHWRRMLNSHRTAVEQWHTLRSRAECDRVSPASLEVT; the protein is encoded by the exons GGCCTGTTGTCTAGAATCTCGGATCTCTTGCTGTGCAGATGGACTTGCCGGAACTGTTGCCAGAAGTGTTATGACTGCAGCTGTTGCCAGTCAAGCGATGACGAAGTGGAAATCCTGGGGCCTTTTCCAGCACAGACGCCTTCCTGGTT GGTGAGCAATCGAAGCGACGACAGGGATGGCGACTCTGACAACACTACAACAAGCGAGCCCCCTCCAACCCCTCTGGACGTTTCGCTGGACAGAAGGCGGTCATCTTCGGATACATCCCGATCTACTTAcagcctcacaagacgaatttcaA GTCTAGAGTTGAGGCGTCCAAGTTCTCCACTTATTGACATAAAACCTATCGAGTTTGGGATTTTAGGATCCAAAAAGGAAACAGTTCAACCGTCCATCCTGAGGAAAACCTATACTCCAGATGACTACTTTAGGAAGTTTGAGCCGAGGCTATATTCCCTTGACTCAAACAGCGAAGACTCCTTGACGGACGAAGAAGTCTTGGCCAAGTACCAGCTGGGCATGCTTCATTTTAGCACGCAATACGACCTCTTGCACAATTATCTCATTGTCAGGGTGATTGAGGCGAGGGACCTGCCTCCCCCAATTTCCTACGATGGCACTAGGCAGGATATGGCCCACTCGAATCCTTACGTGAAGATTTGCCTCTTGCCGGACCAGAAAAACTCCAAGCAGACTGGAGTGAAGCGCAAAACCCAAAGCCCGGTCTTTGAGGAGAGGTACACATTTGACATCCCATTTTTAGAAGCCGAAAGGAGGACCCTGCTGTTAACTACAGTGGATTTTGACAAATTTTCACGCCACTGTGTCATTGGTAAAGTGTCGATGCCTTTGAGTGATGTGGACCTTGTGAAGGGTGGACATTGGTGGAAAGCTCTGGTCCCCAGCTCTCAA AATGAAGTTGAACTTGGAGAACTCCTGCTGTCGTTAAACTACCTTCCCAGTGCAGGAAGACTGAATGTAGACATCATTAGAGCAAAACAGCTGCTTCAAACAGATATGAGCCAAGGTTCAG ATCCCTTTGTGAAGATCCAGCTTGTTCATGGTTTAAAACTGGCGAAAACAAAGAAGACTTCTTGCAAGAGGGCTACCATTGATCCCTTCTACAACGAGTCCTTCAGTTTCAAAGTGCCCCAAGAAGAACTTGAAAGTGCCAGTTTAGTTTTCACAG TCTTTGGCCACAACATGAAGAGCAGCAACGACTTCATTGGGCGGATTGTGATTGGCCAGTACTCCACAGGCTCTTCGGAATCCAAGCACTGGCGGCGGATGCTGAACTCCCACCGCACGGCTGTGGAGCAGTGGCACACTCTCCGGTCGCGAGCTGAATGTGACCGTGTCTCCCCGGCTTCTCTGGAGGTGACGTGA
- the SYT17 gene encoding synaptotagmin-17 isoform X5, with product MRWTCRNCCQKCYDCSCCQSSDDEVEILGPFPAQTPSWLVSNRSDDRDGDSDNTTTSEPPPTPLDVSLDRRRSSSDTSRSTYSLTRRISSLELRRPSSPLIDIKPIEFGILGSKKETVQPSILRKTYTPDDYFRKFEPRLYSLDSNSEDSLTDEEVLAKYQLGMLHFSTQYDLLHNYLIVRVIEARDLPPPISYDGTRQDMAHSNPYVKICLLPDQKNSKQTGVKRKTQSPVFEERYTFDIPFLEAERRTLLLTTVDFDKFSRHCVIGKVSMPLSDVDLVKGGHWWKALVPSSQNEVELGELLLSLNYLPSAGRLNVDIIRAKQLLQTDMSQGSDPFVKIQLVHGLKLAKTKKTSCKRATIDPFYNESFSFKVPQEELESASLVFTVFGHNMKSSNDFIGRIVIGQYSTGSSESKHWRRMLNSHRTAVEQWHTLRSRAECDRVSPASLEVT from the exons ATGAG ATGGACTTGCCGGAACTGTTGCCAGAAGTGTTATGACTGCAGCTGTTGCCAGTCAAGCGATGACGAAGTGGAAATCCTGGGGCCTTTTCCAGCACAGACGCCTTCCTGGTT GGTGAGCAATCGAAGCGACGACAGGGATGGCGACTCTGACAACACTACAACAAGCGAGCCCCCTCCAACCCCTCTGGACGTTTCGCTGGACAGAAGGCGGTCATCTTCGGATACATCCCGATCTACTTAcagcctcacaagacgaatttcaA GTCTAGAGTTGAGGCGTCCAAGTTCTCCACTTATTGACATAAAACCTATCGAGTTTGGGATTTTAGGATCCAAAAAGGAAACAGTTCAACCGTCCATCCTGAGGAAAACCTATACTCCAGATGACTACTTTAGGAAGTTTGAGCCGAGGCTATATTCCCTTGACTCAAACAGCGAAGACTCCTTGACGGACGAAGAAGTCTTGGCCAAGTACCAGCTGGGCATGCTTCATTTTAGCACGCAATACGACCTCTTGCACAATTATCTCATTGTCAGGGTGATTGAGGCGAGGGACCTGCCTCCCCCAATTTCCTACGATGGCACTAGGCAGGATATGGCCCACTCGAATCCTTACGTGAAGATTTGCCTCTTGCCGGACCAGAAAAACTCCAAGCAGACTGGAGTGAAGCGCAAAACCCAAAGCCCGGTCTTTGAGGAGAGGTACACATTTGACATCCCATTTTTAGAAGCCGAAAGGAGGACCCTGCTGTTAACTACAGTGGATTTTGACAAATTTTCACGCCACTGTGTCATTGGTAAAGTGTCGATGCCTTTGAGTGATGTGGACCTTGTGAAGGGTGGACATTGGTGGAAAGCTCTGGTCCCCAGCTCTCAA AATGAAGTTGAACTTGGAGAACTCCTGCTGTCGTTAAACTACCTTCCCAGTGCAGGAAGACTGAATGTAGACATCATTAGAGCAAAACAGCTGCTTCAAACAGATATGAGCCAAGGTTCAG ATCCCTTTGTGAAGATCCAGCTTGTTCATGGTTTAAAACTGGCGAAAACAAAGAAGACTTCTTGCAAGAGGGCTACCATTGATCCCTTCTACAACGAGTCCTTCAGTTTCAAAGTGCCCCAAGAAGAACTTGAAAGTGCCAGTTTAGTTTTCACAG TCTTTGGCCACAACATGAAGAGCAGCAACGACTTCATTGGGCGGATTGTGATTGGCCAGTACTCCACAGGCTCTTCGGAATCCAAGCACTGGCGGCGGATGCTGAACTCCCACCGCACGGCTGTGGAGCAGTGGCACACTCTCCGGTCGCGAGCTGAATGTGACCGTGTCTCCCCGGCTTCTCTGGAGGTGACGTGA
- the SYT17 gene encoding synaptotagmin-17 isoform X3 has product MAYIQLEPINEGLLSRISDLLLCRWTCRNCCQKCYDCSCCQSSDDEVEILGPFPAQTPSWLVSNRSDDRDGDSDNTTTSEPPPTPLDVSLDRRRSSSDTSRSTYSLTRRISSLELRRPSSPLIDIKPIEFGILGSKKETVQPSILRKTYTPDDYFRKFEPRLYSLDSNSEDSLTDEEVLAKYQLGMLHFSTQYDLLHNYLIVRVIEARDLPPPISYDGTRQDMAHSNPYVKICLLPDQKNSKQTGVKRKTQSPVFEERYTFDIPFLEAERRTLLLTTVDFDKFSRHCVIGKVSMPLSDVDLVKGGHWWKALVPSSQNEVELGELLLSLNYLPSAGRLNVDIIRAKQLLQTDMSQGSDPFVKIQLVHGLKLAKTKKTSCKRATIDPFYNESFSFKVPQEELESASLVFTVFGHNMKSSNDFIGRIVIGQYSTGSSESKHWRRMLNSHRTAVEQWHTLRSRAECDRVSPASLEVT; this is encoded by the exons TTGGAACCAATAAATGAG GGCCTGTTGTCTAGAATCTCGGATCTCTTGCTGTGCAGATGGACTTGCCGGAACTGTTGCCAGAAGTGTTATGACTGCAGCTGTTGCCAGTCAAGCGATGACGAAGTGGAAATCCTGGGGCCTTTTCCAGCACAGACGCCTTCCTGGTT GGTGAGCAATCGAAGCGACGACAGGGATGGCGACTCTGACAACACTACAACAAGCGAGCCCCCTCCAACCCCTCTGGACGTTTCGCTGGACAGAAGGCGGTCATCTTCGGATACATCCCGATCTACTTAcagcctcacaagacgaatttcaA GTCTAGAGTTGAGGCGTCCAAGTTCTCCACTTATTGACATAAAACCTATCGAGTTTGGGATTTTAGGATCCAAAAAGGAAACAGTTCAACCGTCCATCCTGAGGAAAACCTATACTCCAGATGACTACTTTAGGAAGTTTGAGCCGAGGCTATATTCCCTTGACTCAAACAGCGAAGACTCCTTGACGGACGAAGAAGTCTTGGCCAAGTACCAGCTGGGCATGCTTCATTTTAGCACGCAATACGACCTCTTGCACAATTATCTCATTGTCAGGGTGATTGAGGCGAGGGACCTGCCTCCCCCAATTTCCTACGATGGCACTAGGCAGGATATGGCCCACTCGAATCCTTACGTGAAGATTTGCCTCTTGCCGGACCAGAAAAACTCCAAGCAGACTGGAGTGAAGCGCAAAACCCAAAGCCCGGTCTTTGAGGAGAGGTACACATTTGACATCCCATTTTTAGAAGCCGAAAGGAGGACCCTGCTGTTAACTACAGTGGATTTTGACAAATTTTCACGCCACTGTGTCATTGGTAAAGTGTCGATGCCTTTGAGTGATGTGGACCTTGTGAAGGGTGGACATTGGTGGAAAGCTCTGGTCCCCAGCTCTCAA AATGAAGTTGAACTTGGAGAACTCCTGCTGTCGTTAAACTACCTTCCCAGTGCAGGAAGACTGAATGTAGACATCATTAGAGCAAAACAGCTGCTTCAAACAGATATGAGCCAAGGTTCAG ATCCCTTTGTGAAGATCCAGCTTGTTCATGGTTTAAAACTGGCGAAAACAAAGAAGACTTCTTGCAAGAGGGCTACCATTGATCCCTTCTACAACGAGTCCTTCAGTTTCAAAGTGCCCCAAGAAGAACTTGAAAGTGCCAGTTTAGTTTTCACAG TCTTTGGCCACAACATGAAGAGCAGCAACGACTTCATTGGGCGGATTGTGATTGGCCAGTACTCCACAGGCTCTTCGGAATCCAAGCACTGGCGGCGGATGCTGAACTCCCACCGCACGGCTGTGGAGCAGTGGCACACTCTCCGGTCGCGAGCTGAATGTGACCGTGTCTCCCCGGCTTCTCTGGAGGTGACGTGA